In a genomic window of Spirosoma agri:
- a CDS encoding alpha-2-macroglobulin family protein, whose translation MNPVLTLFFVLIALATSAQKVPTTPAKQPDYARDWRRADSLASKGLPKSALDIASRIYKEAKATRNYPQVAKAAMHRMIFRSFADEDAYVELVQSMQADIRDTPEPSRSVLQSVLADIYWQYFQQNRYKFYDRATVGRATIGRAATGRSGGKTSPKGLNTATDSPTGTTDTTADFRTWDAQQLVGAVTTAYLSSVRAKELLQKTPIAEFDALLDKGDADTRPLRPTLYDLLAHRAIGFFQNTEPDLLKPTFTFNLDQPDYFAASDVFAKLTIQSRNSFSGRYQALVLYQQLLAFHVSDNNLAALADADVMRLEFVHRNSVVPNKDSLYKQTLTQQITRYKNQPIEAVYAYQLASFLANFGTPVRPLDNGDEVSNEVVSPGPSRWNNKQAADICRDIIKRFPKTRAEQQATYLLNRLLLPVYSVTVEHINTPDQPFRALVNYQNVGKITYRIVRLTVAELATYRDNFGDDSQRKRLGNWLKRPVVAENAVTLPDDGDLNPHSIELPIAGLPIGQYLVLVTTDGKFQGKTESVQYASFSVSRLSYFLQPVNYQDINQKLFVTNRLTGSPSPNVTVSITEVSGQKALRTDANGQIRVALNGMPTQTAFTYRITDGTDTLLTERQYHYRYMSGNNQDEDPSRTYTKLFTDRAIYRPGQLIYVKGLLYEGKQNQYAVSANRYIKIELIDHNGERVTQQTLKTNEFGTFTASFTAPVGKLTGTMTIQTPFESIAVQVEEYKRPTFEVKANPIRQSFKLGQTVTLTAEAKTFSGAVVDGADVRYRVVRKLRQRWYWWYMPRTTNQAEITNGTAQTDVKGIVSLTFPATPDLDKSRQDNPVFDFEVTIDVTDRAGETRSTTQTLQIGYSALQAELTIPAEVEKGKPAAFPVKITNQSGENVSAKGQLMIYKLQPPVRQLRTRLWSRPDRQFLSREEFVRLFPNDLYANENDPRSWPKGEVVQQQTITTPADSLIKPDLANYAAGEYVAELTVTDSAGETTKERAFFAVVDDKQPVASARVDGWVQVRKATAEPGEEAVFWIGNSQPGWVLMTVEEKQKIVREEWLKTDGRPKRVTLPVTEKQRGGFAVHFAMVQNGRLYQKSQSITVPFTNKQLTIKTETFRNKLKPGQPEEWTLTIGGLNKMPAEMVATLYDASLDAFAPLNWPTNFYWPYAPVFYGWQSGSFNAQSSVALVYSERRQSPIPDRTYDQLSWMGYRFSPYGNRPFMQKPIGPFGESDQAIRVTIRRTGQVISGTIKQKNGSPMPGVNVLIKGTTTGAASDAKGLFSLTAESEKEVTLILSALGYVSNEVVIRQKTVSLQLMPDVRALSEVVVLGYGTQQKRSLNGAVAKMNANQAMAAPSAAGSVAADKAMNTSGADSEPKKEPVLINPRTNFNETAFFISQARTDDQGRIVLKFTMPDALTRWRLLAFAHTKDLKIGTLEREIITQKELMITANAPRFLREGDTIRVTARVNNLTDKAMSVLASLSLSDALTGEPINQKLVRTSLQTSVTVPAGLGQAVGWTLVVPAGLETVRCRLTAQAGTFTDGEEFTVPVLPNRMLVIDTQPFWVNGTGTGSASTKEFKLKELTNLNPELPVQNERLTVEVTSNPAWYALQSLPYLMEYSYECAEQLFSRLYANSLAAHIVGSKPAFKQVIADWQKNPPRSPLQSNEELRAVTLENSPWLAEARSEAARQAQLGQLLDQNRMATEQGQAFEKLRQLQTPSGGFRWFGGMESNLSMTLHILSGLGHLQKLGVRFPDDMQTAMAEMKTNAIRYADTEMKQWVDEQKKDKATSTWYFSAVQYLYARSFYLDKPVDKEVLAFLKQRVADDWLKQSLQGQALSALALNRFGNTQTAMAILRSLLERTRQSEELGMYWPDNASGLSWYQAPIETQAYLIEAFDEIKQDQVAVDAMRRWLIRQKQTQSWSSTKATTEAVYALLLRGSDWLDTKSTTQVSLGGQPIENRVTKTEAITGYQKVTYSAAEIKPEMGVVQITKQGNGPAWGALYWQHFEPLDRVMPGSAGLSVQKTLYVQHDSPNGPLITPVTAQTSLKPGDLIKVRLILKTDRAMEYVHLKDSRASGFEPVAALSGYKYQNGLGYYEAPRDASTDFFMSYLPVGTHVFEYDLRVAQTGDFAAGVATVQCFYAPEFSAHSAGERVRVK comes from the coding sequence ATGAATCCTGTTCTGACCCTATTTTTCGTCCTGATCGCCCTGGCTACGTCTGCTCAAAAAGTGCCAACCACCCCAGCGAAGCAACCCGATTACGCCCGCGACTGGAGACGGGCTGACTCATTGGCATCCAAAGGGTTACCTAAGTCCGCGCTCGATATCGCCAGTCGAATTTACAAAGAAGCTAAAGCGACCCGTAACTATCCGCAGGTTGCCAAAGCGGCCATGCACCGAATGATTTTTCGGAGTTTCGCCGATGAAGATGCTTACGTAGAGCTCGTTCAGTCCATGCAGGCCGACATTCGGGATACACCGGAGCCGTCCCGATCGGTGCTTCAATCTGTTCTGGCCGATATCTACTGGCAGTATTTTCAACAGAATCGCTACAAATTCTATGATCGCGCCACGGTAGGCCGGGCCACGATAGGCCGGGCCGCAACGGGTCGATCTGGTGGCAAGACCAGCCCGAAAGGATTGAACACGGCCACCGATTCGCCTACGGGAACAACCGATACAACGGCAGATTTCAGAACCTGGGATGCCCAGCAACTCGTTGGGGCCGTAACGACAGCCTATCTGTCTTCTGTTCGGGCGAAAGAGCTGTTACAGAAAACGCCAATTGCTGAGTTCGATGCGTTGCTCGACAAAGGAGATGCCGATACGCGTCCACTCCGCCCCACGCTGTACGATTTGCTGGCGCACCGGGCCATTGGCTTCTTTCAGAACACAGAACCTGACCTGTTGAAACCCACGTTCACGTTCAACCTTGACCAGCCCGATTATTTTGCCGCATCGGATGTATTTGCGAAACTGACCATTCAGAGCCGTAATTCGTTCTCCGGGCGTTATCAGGCCCTGGTGTTGTATCAGCAGTTGCTGGCTTTTCACGTATCGGACAACAATCTGGCCGCGCTCGCCGATGCCGACGTTATGCGACTCGAATTTGTGCATCGCAACAGCGTTGTTCCCAATAAGGATTCGCTTTACAAACAAACCCTTACGCAGCAGATCACCCGCTATAAAAATCAACCGATCGAAGCCGTTTACGCCTATCAGCTGGCCTCGTTTCTGGCTAATTTCGGAACGCCGGTTCGCCCGCTCGACAATGGCGACGAGGTATCGAACGAGGTAGTTAGCCCAGGTCCCTCTCGCTGGAATAATAAACAGGCTGCCGACATTTGCCGGGATATAATCAAGCGCTTTCCGAAGACACGGGCCGAACAGCAGGCTACTTACCTGTTGAATCGCTTGCTATTGCCGGTGTATTCGGTTACGGTAGAACACATCAACACGCCGGATCAACCCTTTCGCGCTCTGGTGAACTACCAGAACGTGGGTAAAATCACGTACCGGATCGTTCGGTTGACTGTAGCCGAACTGGCAACCTACCGCGATAATTTTGGTGACGATAGCCAGCGGAAGCGGCTTGGCAACTGGCTGAAACGTCCGGTCGTCGCTGAAAACGCGGTGACATTACCCGATGATGGCGATCTGAATCCGCATTCGATCGAACTACCGATAGCGGGTCTTCCCATTGGTCAGTATTTAGTGCTGGTAACAACAGACGGTAAATTTCAGGGGAAAACCGAGTCCGTTCAGTACGCATCGTTCTCGGTTTCCCGACTGAGCTACTTCTTACAGCCGGTAAACTACCAGGACATCAACCAAAAACTGTTCGTAACCAATCGACTGACTGGTTCTCCTTCGCCAAATGTGACAGTCTCGATTACCGAAGTAAGTGGGCAGAAAGCGCTTCGGACAGATGCAAACGGGCAGATTCGGGTTGCGCTTAATGGCATGCCCACGCAAACGGCGTTTACGTACCGGATTACCGATGGGACCGACACGCTGCTCACGGAGCGACAGTATCACTACCGCTACATGAGCGGTAATAATCAAGACGAAGATCCGTCGCGCACGTATACCAAGCTCTTCACCGACCGGGCTATCTACCGGCCTGGGCAGCTAATCTATGTGAAAGGGCTGCTGTATGAAGGTAAACAAAATCAGTATGCGGTAAGCGCCAATCGGTACATCAAGATCGAACTCATTGATCATAACGGCGAGCGCGTGACGCAACAAACGCTCAAAACAAACGAGTTCGGCACGTTTACGGCCAGTTTCACGGCACCCGTTGGGAAATTGACCGGTACGATGACCATTCAAACTCCCTTCGAATCCATTGCCGTTCAGGTGGAAGAGTACAAGCGGCCAACGTTTGAAGTCAAGGCTAATCCCATCAGGCAGTCGTTTAAACTGGGGCAGACGGTTACACTTACGGCGGAGGCCAAAACATTCTCGGGTGCCGTTGTCGATGGGGCCGATGTCCGGTACCGGGTTGTGCGGAAACTTCGGCAGCGGTGGTACTGGTGGTATATGCCGAGAACTACAAACCAGGCTGAGATCACGAATGGAACTGCCCAAACGGATGTGAAAGGGATCGTTAGCCTTACGTTTCCGGCAACGCCTGACCTCGACAAGTCCCGGCAGGACAACCCGGTCTTTGACTTTGAGGTAACTATCGATGTGACTGACCGAGCGGGCGAAACCCGGAGCACAACCCAAACGCTTCAGATCGGCTACTCGGCCCTACAGGCAGAACTGACGATTCCGGCGGAGGTCGAAAAAGGTAAACCGGCAGCTTTCCCCGTAAAAATTACCAATCAGTCGGGCGAGAATGTGTCAGCAAAGGGCCAGTTGATGATTTACAAGTTACAGCCGCCAGTTCGCCAGTTGCGTACCCGGTTATGGAGTCGCCCCGATCGCCAGTTCTTAAGCCGGGAGGAGTTTGTACGGCTATTCCCGAACGATCTGTATGCCAATGAAAACGATCCGCGATCATGGCCCAAAGGGGAAGTCGTACAGCAGCAGACCATCACGACGCCAGCGGATTCGCTGATCAAACCCGATCTGGCCAACTACGCAGCCGGTGAGTACGTGGCCGAATTAACCGTAACGGACTCTGCGGGTGAAACGACGAAAGAGCGGGCCTTCTTTGCCGTTGTCGACGATAAGCAACCGGTTGCCTCCGCGCGTGTCGATGGATGGGTGCAGGTTCGCAAAGCGACCGCCGAACCCGGTGAAGAAGCTGTTTTCTGGATCGGTAATTCGCAGCCGGGTTGGGTGTTGATGACCGTTGAAGAAAAACAAAAGATCGTTCGGGAAGAGTGGCTGAAAACAGACGGCCGCCCGAAACGGGTAACCCTCCCTGTTACCGAAAAACAGCGTGGCGGATTCGCCGTCCATTTTGCGATGGTGCAGAACGGTCGGCTTTATCAGAAATCGCAGTCGATCACTGTTCCGTTTACCAACAAGCAGCTTACGATTAAAACGGAGACCTTCCGAAACAAGCTAAAACCCGGTCAGCCCGAAGAGTGGACACTGACGATTGGTGGCCTCAACAAGATGCCCGCCGAGATGGTTGCGACACTGTATGATGCCTCATTGGACGCCTTTGCACCACTTAACTGGCCAACGAATTTTTATTGGCCCTACGCACCTGTCTTTTATGGCTGGCAATCGGGCAGTTTCAACGCGCAGTCCAGTGTGGCTCTGGTGTATTCAGAACGGCGGCAGTCGCCGATTCCGGACCGCACCTATGACCAGCTCAGCTGGATGGGCTATCGCTTTTCGCCCTACGGTAACCGCCCATTCATGCAAAAGCCGATCGGGCCTTTTGGCGAATCCGATCAGGCGATTCGTGTCACAATTCGCCGGACTGGTCAGGTCATCAGCGGAACGATCAAACAAAAAAATGGGTCGCCCATGCCGGGTGTTAACGTGTTGATCAAGGGAACGACAACGGGTGCAGCTTCTGACGCAAAAGGACTTTTTTCCTTGACGGCTGAGTCAGAAAAGGAGGTTACGCTGATCTTGTCGGCCCTTGGCTATGTCAGCAATGAAGTCGTTATCCGACAAAAAACGGTGTCTCTACAACTAATGCCCGATGTTCGTGCACTGAGCGAAGTCGTGGTGTTGGGTTATGGGACTCAGCAAAAGCGGTCCCTTAACGGGGCTGTCGCAAAAATGAACGCAAATCAGGCAATGGCTGCTCCGTCCGCGGCTGGTAGCGTTGCAGCCGATAAGGCCATGAATACGTCGGGTGCAGACAGCGAGCCGAAAAAAGAACCCGTGCTAATCAACCCCCGCACGAATTTCAACGAAACGGCTTTCTTTATCTCGCAGGCCAGAACCGACGATCAGGGACGCATTGTCCTGAAATTTACCATGCCCGATGCACTGACCCGCTGGCGTTTGCTGGCGTTTGCGCACACGAAAGATCTGAAAATCGGTACGCTGGAACGCGAAATCATTACGCAGAAAGAGTTGATGATCACCGCCAATGCACCCCGGTTCCTGCGCGAAGGTGATACGATCCGCGTAACGGCCCGCGTCAATAATCTAACGGACAAGGCTATGTCGGTACTGGCCAGTCTCAGCTTATCCGACGCGTTAACGGGCGAACCGATCAATCAGAAACTTGTCCGCACGAGTTTACAAACATCAGTTACGGTGCCAGCCGGGCTCGGGCAGGCTGTTGGCTGGACGCTGGTTGTACCGGCAGGGTTGGAAACGGTACGCTGCCGCTTAACGGCACAAGCTGGTACATTTACTGACGGGGAAGAGTTTACCGTGCCGGTATTACCCAACCGGATGCTGGTGATCGACACGCAGCCCTTCTGGGTTAACGGGACCGGAACGGGTTCGGCAAGTACGAAAGAATTCAAGCTGAAAGAACTGACGAACCTCAATCCCGAACTCCCCGTTCAGAACGAGCGATTGACAGTGGAGGTAACGAGCAATCCGGCCTGGTACGCGCTACAATCGTTGCCTTACCTGATGGAGTACAGCTACGAATGCGCCGAACAACTGTTTAGCCGGTTGTATGCCAATAGCCTGGCGGCTCACATCGTCGGTAGCAAACCGGCGTTCAAGCAGGTCATCGCCGACTGGCAGAAAAATCCGCCGAGAAGTCCATTGCAATCCAATGAGGAATTGAGGGCCGTCACGCTCGAAAATTCGCCCTGGCTGGCGGAAGCGCGGTCAGAAGCGGCTCGTCAGGCGCAACTCGGTCAACTGCTCGATCAAAACCGGATGGCTACCGAGCAGGGTCAGGCGTTCGAGAAGTTGCGGCAATTACAAACGCCAAGTGGTGGATTTCGTTGGTTTGGCGGCATGGAGTCCAATCTGTCGATGACGCTGCATATTCTGAGCGGGTTGGGTCATTTGCAGAAACTGGGTGTTCGTTTCCCCGACGACATGCAGACGGCAATGGCTGAGATGAAGACAAACGCCATTCGGTATGCCGATACTGAAATGAAGCAGTGGGTCGATGAGCAGAAGAAAGACAAAGCAACGTCTACCTGGTATTTTTCAGCGGTTCAGTATCTCTACGCCCGCAGCTTTTACCTGGATAAACCCGTTGACAAAGAGGTGTTGGCTTTTTTGAAACAACGCGTAGCCGACGATTGGCTCAAGCAAAGCTTACAAGGCCAGGCTCTTTCGGCGCTGGCGCTGAATCGGTTTGGCAACACGCAAACGGCTATGGCTATTTTACGCTCGTTGCTCGAACGGACACGGCAATCGGAGGAGTTAGGCATGTACTGGCCCGACAATGCCAGTGGTTTATCGTGGTACCAGGCGCCCATCGAAACGCAGGCGTATCTGATCGAAGCGTTTGACGAGATCAAACAGGATCAGGTCGCGGTTGACGCAATGAGACGCTGGCTGATTCGTCAGAAACAAACACAATCGTGGTCGTCAACGAAGGCAACAACGGAAGCCGTTTACGCCCTTTTGTTACGCGGCAGTGACTGGCTAGATACCAAATCGACCACGCAGGTGAGTCTGGGGGGGCAGCCAATCGAGAATCGGGTGACGAAAACGGAGGCCATTACGGGTTACCAGAAAGTGACGTACTCGGCTGCTGAGATCAAACCGGAGATGGGGGTTGTTCAGATTACGAAGCAAGGCAATGGACCCGCCTGGGGGGCACTGTACTGGCAGCATTTTGAGCCCCTGGACCGCGTTATGCCGGGTAGTGCGGGCCTCTCGGTGCAAAAAACGCTGTATGTGCAACACGATTCACCCAACGGTCCGCTGATCACGCCCGTAACGGCGCAAACCTCGCTCAAACCGGGCGATCTGATCAAAGTTCGATTGATTCTTAAAACGGATCGCGCGATGGAGTATGTGCACCTGAAAGACAGTCGAGCCTCTGGGTTCGAGCCGGTCGCGGCATTGTCAGGCTACAAATACCAGAACGGACTAGGTTATTACGAAGCCCCACGTGATGCCAGCACGGACTTTTTTATGAGTTACCTACCCGTGGGAACGCACGTATTCGAATACGATTTGCGAGTAGCCCAGACCGGCGATTTTGCCGCGGGTGTCGCGACGGTTCAATGCTTCTACGCACCAGAATTCTCCGCCCATTCGGCTGGTGAGCGTGTACGAGTGAAGTAA
- a CDS encoding RidA family protein, with the protein MVFIDTPNAPKPGGHYSQAVVHGDVIYISGILPITPSGEKLTNATYTEQTEQILKNLDAILLAAGSTREKVLKVTVYIADMNAWGTVNQVYRQFFGDHRPARSVVPVLPLHYGFGIELEAVAIN; encoded by the coding sequence ATGGTCTTTATCGATACGCCCAACGCCCCGAAACCTGGTGGCCACTATTCACAGGCGGTAGTGCATGGTGATGTAATCTATATATCAGGCATTTTGCCGATTACGCCCTCCGGTGAAAAACTGACCAACGCTACTTACACAGAGCAGACGGAGCAAATCCTGAAAAATCTGGATGCGATTCTGTTGGCGGCTGGCAGCACTCGCGAAAAAGTCCTGAAAGTGACCGTTTACATAGCCGATATGAACGCCTGGGGAACCGTCAATCAGGTTTACAGGCAATTTTTCGGCGACCACCGCCCAGCGCGTTCGGTCGTTCCTGTGTTGCCGTTACACTATGGCTTCGGTATTGAACTGGAAGCCGTAGCTATCAACTAA
- a CDS encoding phage holin family protein — protein sequence MGLIIRILISAVAVYIASMFIPGISVSGGVGTYLIVAIVLGLLNAFVKPILTVLTIPITILTLGLFLIVINVLMVYLTSYLVSGFHVSGFIAALLFSFVVSIITALIDAIV from the coding sequence ATGGGACTGATTATTCGTATCCTTATTAGCGCAGTAGCCGTTTACATTGCCAGTATGTTCATTCCGGGCATTTCGGTATCGGGCGGAGTTGGCACGTACTTAATTGTTGCGATCGTACTTGGCTTACTAAATGCGTTCGTTAAGCCAATCCTGACGGTATTGACGATTCCCATCACGATACTGACCCTGGGGCTGTTCCTTATCGTCATCAACGTTCTGATGGTGTATTTGACGTCGTATCTGGTCAGCGGCTTTCACGTCTCGGGATTCATTGCGGCTTTACTCTTCAGCTTTGTCGTCTCGATAATAACCGCGCTGATAGACGCTATTGTCTAG
- the hisIE gene encoding bifunctional phosphoribosyl-AMP cyclohydrolase/phosphoribosyl-ATP diphosphatase HisIE translates to MNSEINFDKSPDGLVPAVIQDAKTGTVLMLGYMNRAAYDKTVTDNIVTFFSRSKQRLWTKGETSNNFLHVHEIRVDCDGDTLLIKANPAGPVCHTGADTCFDEVNQRQASTEPIVSGQANPGRGRGQFLNYLQAIIHDRKVNPSDKSYTTTLFNRGVNKIAQKVGEEAVELVIEAKDDNDDLFKGEAADLLFHFLVLLEQKNIDLDEIIAVLQSRHQKQ, encoded by the coding sequence ATGAATTCCGAAATAAACTTTGACAAATCGCCCGACGGTCTCGTTCCCGCTGTGATTCAGGATGCCAAAACCGGCACGGTGCTGATGCTGGGCTATATGAATCGCGCAGCGTACGACAAAACGGTTACCGATAATATTGTCACCTTCTTCAGCCGTAGCAAACAGCGGCTCTGGACCAAAGGCGAAACATCGAATAACTTTCTGCACGTTCACGAGATCCGGGTCGATTGCGACGGTGACACGTTACTGATCAAAGCTAATCCAGCCGGGCCGGTATGCCATACGGGCGCTGATACGTGCTTCGATGAAGTCAACCAGCGTCAGGCTAGTACAGAGCCGATTGTTTCGGGACAAGCCAACCCAGGCCGAGGCCGGGGCCAGTTTCTGAACTATCTGCAAGCCATTATTCACGATCGAAAAGTCAATCCGTCGGATAAATCGTATACGACAACGCTGTTCAACCGAGGTGTCAACAAGATCGCGCAGAAGGTGGGCGAGGAGGCCGTTGAACTGGTGATCGAAGCGAAAGATGACAACGACGACCTTTTCAAAGGCGAAGCCGCTGACCTGCTCTTTCACTTTCTGGTGCTCCTCGAACAGAAAAATATTGATCTAGACGAGATTATTGCTGTTTTACAGTCCCGCCATCAAAAACAATAG
- the trpA gene encoding tryptophan synthase subunit alpha, with amino-acid sequence MTQELTQNRITDLFATKSDRLLNVYFTAGFPTITDTVPILRGLQAAGVDLVEIGMPYSDPVADGETIQKSNERALTNGMSLKTLFAQLSDCRKDTSGDAVTVPILLMGYINPVLQFGIENFCQQCREVGVDGVILPDLPLDLYLAEYAATFRKYGIVNVSLITPQTAESRIRHIDEESDGFIYMVSSASITGSVKGVSDAMRAYFERIEAMNLRNPLLIGFGINNHETFDTASQYANGAIVGSAFIRHLEENGTSAASIQAFVQTIRA; translated from the coding sequence ATGACACAGGAATTGACCCAAAACCGCATTACAGACCTGTTCGCGACCAAAAGCGACCGATTGCTGAATGTTTATTTTACCGCCGGATTTCCTACAATAACCGATACCGTACCTATTCTGCGGGGCTTACAGGCTGCCGGGGTCGATCTCGTCGAGATTGGTATGCCCTACTCTGACCCCGTTGCCGATGGCGAAACCATTCAGAAAAGCAACGAGCGTGCATTAACTAACGGCATGTCTCTCAAAACGCTGTTCGCACAGTTGTCCGACTGCCGGAAAGATACGTCTGGCGATGCAGTAACCGTTCCGATTTTGCTCATGGGCTACATAAACCCAGTGTTGCAGTTTGGCATAGAAAACTTTTGCCAGCAGTGTCGTGAAGTAGGCGTAGACGGGGTAATCCTTCCTGACCTGCCGCTTGATCTGTATCTGGCTGAGTATGCAGCAACGTTCCGCAAGTACGGCATTGTTAATGTCAGTCTGATTACACCCCAGACAGCCGAAAGTCGCATCCGGCACATCGACGAAGAATCCGACGGATTTATTTACATGGTTTCGTCGGCCAGCATTACGGGTTCGGTCAAGGGCGTTAGCGACGCCATGCGCGCCTATTTTGAACGGATCGAGGCCATGAATCTGCGTAATCCGCTGCTGATTGGCTTTGGCATCAACAATCACGAAACCTTCGATACGGCTTCTCAGTACGCGAATGGAGCCATTGTGGGGAGCGCCTTCATCCGGCATCTGGAGGAAAACGGCACTTCGGCAGCGAGCATTCAGGCGTTTGTGCAGACGATTCGCGCCTAG
- the trpB gene encoding tryptophan synthase subunit beta, with protein sequence MQTTFEPATSFEVSDKGFYGHFGGAFIPEMLYPNVDELRQNYLKIIADPAFQAEFWQLLDDYVGRPTPLFLAKRLSEKIGATIYLKREDLCHTGAHKINNTIGQILVAQRLGKKRIVAETGAGQHGVATATVCALMGLECIVYMGSIDMERQKPNVDRMRMLGATVVPATSGSQTLKDATNEAMRHWINNPIDTHYIIGSVVGPHPYPDMVARFQSVISQEVKKQLFAKTGSENPDYMVACVGGGSNAAGAFYHYLNEPSVRLVAAEAAGQGVTSGHSAATTALGKPGVLHGSRTILMQTEDGQVVEPYSISAGLDYPGIGPLHAHLFESGRGDFYAITDDEALAAGFELSKLEGIIPALETAHALAALPKMNLQPDDVVVVCLSGRGDKDLSTYSKHL encoded by the coding sequence ATGCAAACTACTTTTGAACCAGCAACCTCATTCGAGGTTTCAGATAAGGGCTTTTACGGCCATTTTGGCGGAGCATTCATTCCCGAGATGCTTTACCCGAATGTTGACGAATTACGCCAGAATTACCTCAAGATTATTGCCGATCCTGCATTTCAGGCCGAGTTCTGGCAGTTACTTGACGATTACGTCGGACGCCCAACTCCGCTGTTTCTGGCGAAGCGTCTTTCTGAGAAGATCGGCGCAACGATTTACCTCAAACGCGAAGATCTGTGTCACACGGGTGCGCATAAGATTAATAACACCATCGGTCAGATTCTGGTAGCGCAACGGCTCGGTAAAAAACGAATCGTTGCCGAAACCGGTGCGGGTCAGCATGGCGTGGCGACGGCGACCGTATGCGCCCTGATGGGCCTGGAGTGCATTGTCTACATGGGCAGCATCGACATGGAGCGTCAGAAACCAAACGTTGACCGGATGCGGATGCTTGGTGCGACTGTCGTTCCGGCCACGTCCGGGAGCCAGACCCTGAAAGATGCCACGAACGAAGCCATGCGCCACTGGATCAATAACCCGATCGATACGCATTACATCATTGGTTCCGTCGTTGGTCCACACCCGTATCCCGATATGGTCGCGCGCTTTCAATCGGTTATCTCGCAGGAGGTCAAGAAACAGTTGTTTGCCAAGACCGGCAGCGAAAACCCGGACTATATGGTTGCCTGCGTAGGCGGTGGGAGCAATGCCGCCGGTGCGTTTTATCATTATCTGAACGAACCATCGGTGCGACTAGTTGCGGCAGAAGCGGCTGGTCAAGGCGTTACATCGGGTCATTCAGCGGCAACGACGGCCCTCGGCAAACCGGGTGTCCTGCACGGCAGCCGTACCATTCTGATGCAGACGGAAGATGGTCAAGTCGTTGAGCCTTATTCTATTTCGGCGGGGCTGGATTATCCGGGTATCGGCCCACTCCATGCCCACCTGTTCGAATCGGGCCGGGGTGATTTCTACGCGATCACGGACGACGAAGCGCTGGCAGCCGGGTTTGAACTGAGCAAACTCGAAGGCATCATTCCGGCGCTGGAAACCGCTCACGCACTGGCCGCGCTGCCCAAAATGAACCTTCAGCCCGACGATGTTGTCGTTGTGTGTCTGTCGGGACGGGGTGACAAAGATTTAAGTACGTATTCGAAGCATTTGTAG
- a CDS encoding phosphoribosylanthranilate isomerase → MKIKVCGLRDAENLKEIAALNPDFIGFIFYDQSPRFVGDDLDENVVKALPKSIRKVGVFVNASPDFILRSVKKYDLQYVQLHGTENPDYCRSLRNRGLSLIKAFRVDASFNFSMLNNYKAHCDFFLFDAKGDQPGGNGITFDWSILSRYDNEKPFFISGGIGLDNLDQLAALKGMKLYGVDVNSHVEVEPGVKDVAKVKELIDRLRPIEEEETV, encoded by the coding sequence TCAAGGAGATTGCAGCCCTTAATCCTGACTTTATCGGATTTATTTTCTACGATCAGTCGCCCCGCTTCGTCGGTGACGATCTGGACGAGAACGTGGTTAAAGCGTTACCGAAGTCGATTCGTAAGGTCGGTGTGTTCGTGAATGCCAGCCCGGACTTTATTCTGCGCAGTGTGAAGAAGTACGATTTGCAATACGTTCAGCTTCACGGTACGGAGAACCCGGACTATTGCCGGAGCCTGCGCAATCGGGGATTGAGTCTTATCAAAGCGTTTCGGGTCGATGCCTCGTTCAATTTTTCGATGCTGAACAATTACAAAGCACACTGCGACTTTTTTCTGTTCGACGCCAAGGGCGATCAGCCGGGCGGCAATGGCATCACCTTCGACTGGAGCATCCTGAGTCGCTACGATAACGAGAAACCGTTTTTTATCAGCGGGGGTATCGGCCTCGACAACCTCGATCAACTAGCGGCATTGAAGGGTATGAAGCTTTACGGCGTCGATGTCAACAGCCACGTCGAGGTTGAACCCGGCGTGAAAGACGTGGCCAAAGTAAAAGAGCTTATCGACCGGCTTCGCCCCATTGAGGAAGAAGAAACGGTATAA